From a single Bacteroidia bacterium genomic region:
- a CDS encoding right-handed parallel beta-helix repeat-containing protein, protein MPKLLCITFAALLSVHVSFSANYYVSNSGNDGNNGTSPATPWASLGRVNLAMDFLLPGDSILFARGSTFIGALLITEGGTAAKPLYFGAYGTGDAPLFKGSIPVNNWTNTGGNIWKAQCTLCPDYPTNLFLDSVLLPKGRYPNADAPNGGYLTIDDNNGKLSITDLSLPASPNWTGAEAVVRTRRWIIDRVPVANHTGNTLTFGNGGTTSALLDGYGYFLLNHISTLDRHGEWAYNANTKTFYVYLAGVNPNTHIIEAPVAELGLYSGYRDYITVENINFTRYLQLAIYFTHTVGIVCKNTTVSQTGKDGVYFEDCESMVFDNNYIHDTHNDGARFSKCDNTFIRNNVIRNIAMDPGLGGNGNGEYLGIHMKGDNVLIEDNLIENIGYNGIYFLGSNVKVNRNIIKNGCLSKDDGAGIYTWSNGTVVETGREITNNIILNIQGNGFGTDDSTKRVGEGIYTDDRSANVLIKKNSIAWCGDKGIYIHNSHNIDVVENTVYAAPRQLYMRHDDGKPTYPIYDCDVIGNVFVSLSPDEVCVDLFTYKNDVANFGIINKNYLISPQDPDWINRRRWNPTYPAGKEIVEEFSLKQWQTVTGYDLTSKPSPVYYPEFEVNSVSGVNIIPNGNFNSNLNGWTCFGSGAGNNCDLNLTNIPDLDGNSMQITFNPFTGNSTSLAKILTGPIAANRQYLLTYSTKGVKDFSATTIYLKDKATNKVIAPAGIRSFNSKRMEQQHLFYTEKGVTKGRLELKISEADQSMWVDNVVLQEATVTTINMEDFTRFEYNDTYSSKTVTLNKNYIDHIGNAYCSGSTITLAPFTSIVLIEEPAAETGDVYDLTSLTNITHPSVSGCDWKHFESATGEVFLSINPQQRDLGSTSADVYLYTGSVRAYDDNRVINRNWVIRPEKTPSGPVRVRLYLTQQELNEIMLADPLVNDIHDLGIFKFSADDPLQENDDFGDNSNGQLSYIDPANITVGSHSGGYYMEFEVASFSEFWIGAASSSTGFPVEFLEFTVTPEGNHALLDWATASELSNSHFVIERSLDSYIWEALDEVPGAGTSDRVKYYQYRDKNPFSGESFYRLRQVDFDGGFGYSEVRNFRFQSQRDFVSVFPNPFSQSLNLYAELAEEGPVTLQVLDPVGKVVYETTITQTGSRTLEKEIPLPRFSTGVYMLTVETKQTKLVKKVVRID, encoded by the coding sequence ATGCCTAAGCTTCTCTGTATCACCTTCGCCGCCTTGCTCTCTGTACATGTCTCATTTTCAGCAAACTATTACGTCAGTAATAGTGGAAATGATGGCAATAACGGTACCTCACCTGCCACCCCGTGGGCTTCACTTGGAAGAGTGAATCTTGCTATGGATTTCCTCCTCCCGGGAGATAGTATTTTATTTGCCAGAGGCAGCACATTTATTGGTGCCCTCCTTATTACCGAAGGCGGCACAGCCGCCAAACCCTTGTATTTTGGGGCCTATGGAACGGGCGATGCGCCACTGTTTAAAGGCTCCATACCCGTAAACAACTGGACCAATACCGGCGGCAATATCTGGAAAGCACAATGCACGCTTTGCCCCGATTACCCGACCAACCTCTTTCTCGACTCTGTACTACTTCCCAAAGGCAGATATCCCAATGCAGATGCGCCAAATGGCGGTTATCTCACCATAGATGACAACAATGGGAAGCTCAGTATTACCGATTTAAGCCTGCCCGCCTCGCCTAACTGGACCGGTGCGGAAGCTGTGGTAAGAACCCGCAGATGGATCATTGACAGAGTTCCTGTCGCCAATCACACAGGAAATACGCTCACTTTCGGTAACGGCGGTACGACCAGTGCCCTGCTCGATGGATACGGATATTTCCTGCTCAACCATATCTCCACACTTGACCGCCATGGCGAATGGGCTTATAATGCAAATACAAAAACTTTTTATGTGTACCTCGCGGGAGTAAACCCCAATACACATATAATTGAAGCACCTGTTGCCGAGCTGGGTCTTTATAGTGGCTACCGGGATTATATTACCGTAGAAAATATAAATTTCACCCGATACCTTCAACTGGCGATTTACTTTACTCATACCGTAGGCATCGTATGTAAAAATACTACGGTAAGCCAGACAGGGAAAGATGGTGTGTATTTCGAAGACTGCGAATCCATGGTTTTCGACAATAATTATATCCACGACACCCACAACGATGGTGCCCGGTTTAGCAAATGCGACAATACCTTTATCAGAAACAACGTCATCCGCAATATCGCCATGGATCCCGGCCTGGGAGGCAATGGCAACGGAGAATACCTCGGTATTCATATGAAAGGTGATAATGTACTGATTGAAGACAATCTGATCGAAAATATCGGGTACAACGGCATTTATTTTCTTGGTAGCAATGTAAAAGTCAACCGGAATATTATTAAAAACGGATGCCTCAGCAAAGACGACGGTGCAGGAATCTATACATGGAGCAATGGTACGGTTGTAGAAACCGGCAGGGAAATCACCAATAATATTATCCTCAATATTCAGGGAAATGGATTTGGTACGGATGATTCTACCAAACGCGTGGGAGAAGGCATCTATACCGACGATCGCTCTGCCAATGTGCTCATCAAGAAAAACTCCATCGCATGGTGTGGCGATAAAGGCATCTATATTCACAATTCCCACAATATAGATGTTGTGGAAAATACCGTGTATGCCGCTCCACGGCAATTATATATGCGCCATGATGATGGAAAACCCACCTACCCGATTTATGACTGCGATGTCATCGGGAATGTGTTTGTCAGCCTCAGCCCGGATGAGGTATGTGTTGACCTGTTTACCTACAAAAATGATGTCGCCAACTTTGGCATTATCAATAAAAATTACCTGATCAGCCCGCAAGACCCTGACTGGATCAACCGCCGGCGCTGGAATCCTACCTACCCGGCAGGAAAAGAAATTGTGGAAGAATTTTCGCTCAAACAGTGGCAGACCGTTACCGGCTATGACCTTACGTCCAAACCAAGTCCGGTGTATTACCCTGAATTTGAAGTAAATTCCGTCTCTGGGGTAAATATTATTCCCAACGGGAATTTCAACTCAAACCTCAACGGATGGACTTGTTTTGGCAGTGGCGCCGGCAATAATTGCGACCTGAATCTGACCAATATTCCAGATCTGGACGGAAACAGCATGCAGATAACCTTTAATCCTTTTACAGGAAACTCTACCTCGCTGGCAAAAATTCTGACTGGCCCTATCGCGGCAAACCGACAATACCTGCTTACCTACAGCACAAAAGGCGTAAAAGACTTCAGCGCCACAACGATTTACCTCAAGGATAAAGCAACCAACAAAGTCATTGCACCTGCCGGAATCCGCTCTTTCAATAGTAAAAGAATGGAACAACAACATCTTTTCTACACAGAAAAAGGGGTAACCAAAGGACGGCTTGAGCTAAAAATCAGCGAAGCCGACCAGTCTATGTGGGTCGATAATGTCGTCTTGCAGGAAGCGACCGTTACCACAATCAATATGGAAGATTTTACGCGTTTTGAGTACAATGATACCTATTCATCCAAAACCGTTACGCTCAATAAAAACTACATTGACCATATTGGGAATGCCTATTGTAGCGGATCAACCATCACCCTTGCCCCGTTTACTTCCATTGTATTGATTGAAGAACCCGCAGCAGAAACCGGAGATGTATATGATCTTACCTCTTTGACCAATATTACCCATCCGTCTGTGAGTGGTTGTGACTGGAAACACTTTGAATCCGCTACCGGAGAAGTTTTTCTCTCTATTAATCCACAGCAGAGGGATCTCGGTTCTACCTCCGCGGATGTGTACCTCTATACTGGCTCTGTTCGCGCCTATGACGACAACCGGGTAATCAACCGAAACTGGGTGATTCGCCCTGAAAAAACGCCATCCGGGCCGGTGAGGGTGCGGCTCTACCTGACACAACAGGAGCTCAATGAGATTATGCTTGCTGACCCATTGGTCAACGATATTCACGACCTGGGGATTTTCAAATTTTCTGCCGATGACCCTTTGCAGGAAAATGACGACTTTGGAGACAACAGCAATGGCCAACTGTCTTACATAGACCCAGCCAATATCACAGTCGGAAGCCATTCGGGAGGTTATTATATGGAATTTGAAGTAGCGAGTTTCAGCGAATTCTGGATTGGGGCAGCCAGCAGCAGTACGGGTTTTCCTGTAGAATTTTTGGAATTTACGGTTACACCTGAAGGCAATCACGCGCTGCTTGACTGGGCAACTGCCTCTGAATTGTCCAATAGCCACTTCGTCATCGAAAGAAGCCTCGATTCCTATATCTGGGAAGCGCTGGATGAAGTACCCGGAGCAGGAACCAGCGACCGGGTCAAATATTATCAATACAGAGACAAAAACCCATTCTCCGGCGAAAGTTTTTATCGCCTGCGGCAGGTAGATTTTGATGGTGGATTTGGCTATTCAGAAGTCAGAAACTTCAGATTTCAGAGCCAGCGTGATTTTGTCTCGGTCTTCCCCAACCCATTCAGTCAGTCACTGAATCTGTATGCAGAACTCGCAGAAGAAGGCCCCGTAACACTCCAAGTGCTGGATCCTGTAGGAAAAGTGGTGTATGAAACAACTATTACCCAGACTGGCAGCCGAACCCTTGAAAAAGAGATCCCCCTTCCGCGATTTTCAACTGGCGTTTATATGCTTACGGTAGAGACAAAACAAACGAAACTTGTGAAAAAGGTTGTGCGTATTGACTAA
- a CDS encoding response regulator: protein MNILLVEDNPGDVRLTKEALKETRFFDNVNLSVVPDGEAAIHYLYRRGRYVDAETPDLIFLDLNLPRKDGREVLKEIKQDKKLRVIPVVILTNSESEQDIQKSYDLHANCYITKPVDINRFFEVIRSIETFWFSIVKLPRQQL, encoded by the coding sequence ATGAATATTTTACTGGTCGAGGATAATCCGGGTGATGTCAGGTTGACAAAAGAAGCGCTGAAAGAAACCAGATTCTTTGATAATGTAAATCTGTCTGTTGTTCCCGATGGAGAAGCTGCCATTCACTATCTCTACCGCCGGGGAAGATATGTTGATGCAGAAACACCTGACCTCATATTTCTTGATCTCAACCTTCCCCGAAAAGATGGAAGAGAAGTACTAAAAGAAATCAAGCAGGACAAAAAGTTACGAGTTATACCCGTAGTTATACTTACAAATTCAGAATCAGAACAGGATATTCAAAAAAGTTATGACCTTCATGCAAATTGTTACATAACCAAACCTGTAGATATAAACCGCTTTTTTGAAGTAATCAGAAGTATCGAAACCTTTTGGTTTAGCATTGTTAAACTCCCCAGACAGCAATTATAG
- a CDS encoding Bax inhibitor-1/YccA family protein translates to MRNYFDTPVSERRKSSFIDTGEANAFLRQVFVTMSLGLLITGMAAWYVAQSPALISFFLTGIMKWIVMFAPLGFVLFLSARIHKMSFTAASLTFATYSLVTGISLSFIFLVFNIGVISQTFFITAGTFGAMAIIGLTTKVDLSKYSTILYMALIGIIIASVVNLFLGSSMFDFIISVAGVVIFCGLTAYDTQKLMEIGMHADPESESTKKIALMGALTLYLDFINLFLFLLRIFGGNRD, encoded by the coding sequence ATGAGAAATTATTTTGATACCCCGGTTAGTGAGCGGCGCAAAAGCAGCTTTATTGATACCGGCGAAGCCAACGCTTTTCTGCGGCAGGTATTTGTAACCATGTCTTTGGGACTATTGATCACAGGGATGGCTGCATGGTATGTAGCGCAGAGTCCGGCGTTGATTAGTTTTTTCCTGACAGGAATCATGAAATGGATCGTGATGTTTGCCCCACTGGGTTTTGTACTGTTTCTGTCTGCTCGTATTCATAAAATGAGTTTTACAGCAGCCAGCCTCACTTTCGCTACTTATTCACTGGTTACGGGGATCAGCCTTTCGTTTATATTCCTGGTATTCAACATTGGGGTCATTTCCCAGACCTTCTTCATCACAGCAGGTACATTTGGTGCGATGGCAATAATCGGCCTGACGACAAAGGTTGATCTGAGCAAATACAGCACAATTTTGTACATGGCACTGATAGGGATTATTATCGCTTCAGTGGTCAACCTCTTTCTGGGTTCGTCAATGTTTGACTTTATCATCTCGGTTGCCGGTGTCGTGATTTTCTGTGGCCTTACCGCTTATGATACACAGAAACTGATGGAAATCGGTATGCATGCAGATCCAGAATCTGAATCCACCAAGAAAATAGCGCTGATGGGCGCCCTGACTTTATACCTCGACTTTATCAACCTGTTTCTATTCCTTCTCCGTATTTTTGGAGGAAACAGAGATTAA